In Chryseobacterium gleum, a single genomic region encodes these proteins:
- a CDS encoding TonB-dependent receptor, protein MKTQGQNILVLFFLIASIMGYSQVKISGKVSFKNKGVAEVNVTLKDTYDGTTTDAQGNFTFETSEKGAHIITFTHPKYENVERPVSIENQDVSLNVDLKEQISEIDAVVVSAGSIEASDKKRATALLTPIDIYTTAGADGQISSALTYLPGVQKVGGTEGLFIRGGTGTESKIFMDGSLINNYFSNSVPGIAGRDQFNTSLFKGNIFSSGGYSALYGQALSGALMLESVDLPDETSYNVGISPIFLNAGFQKLSDNKNYSYGATAGYSLLSLMQKVFNFNTDFVEAPQGFNGDLNFRFKTKSGGFFKYYGMFNSNRMGVKSESLEPGSDFSLVKLNGKNTFHNLSFKQKFGKYLLNVGGSYSYNRSDLHFSTETNDVESNRSQLLTDGNYLNFKAVLERKINRISAVRGGFELNNTDENLNFEAVNKHYKDLISSAFVETDLGFSNALSAKIGVRTEHSSFLGKSNIAPRFAIAYRLAKDWTTSLAYGLFYQNPESKYINGPANLGFQKSQHYIFQVQRASEGRTLRFEAFYKKYDQLIKTFNITQDKEQNQQIQTALNNNGYGYAKGLEFFWRDNKKTFENIDYWISYSYLDSKRDFLNYPVSLQPGFAAEHTLSAVAKRFIPEWKLGVNLSYTYAKGRPYYDIASTFKNGEAVNFIRNEGRLKDYNALNFSINYLPNIGKKDAKSFPVFVLSISNILGSKNVYGYNFSANGSRSSAIVPPVNTFVFIGAFISFGVDKTDDAINNNL, encoded by the coding sequence ATGAAAACACAAGGACAAAACATACTGGTTCTTTTTTTCCTGATCGCTTCCATCATGGGATATTCTCAGGTGAAAATATCGGGGAAAGTTTCCTTCAAAAACAAAGGAGTCGCTGAAGTAAATGTAACACTTAAAGATACTTACGACGGGACAACCACTGATGCACAAGGTAATTTTACATTTGAAACTTCAGAAAAAGGAGCTCATATCATTACTTTTACCCATCCGAAATATGAAAACGTAGAAAGACCAGTCTCTATTGAAAATCAGGATGTCTCTTTGAATGTCGACCTTAAAGAACAAATCAGCGAAATTGATGCCGTTGTCGTTTCTGCCGGATCTATTGAAGCCAGCGATAAGAAAAGAGCAACAGCACTGCTTACTCCCATTGATATTTATACCACAGCAGGAGCGGATGGACAGATTTCTTCAGCACTGACTTATCTTCCCGGTGTACAAAAAGTGGGAGGAACGGAAGGTCTTTTCATCAGAGGAGGTACAGGAACGGAGTCTAAAATTTTTATGGATGGAAGTCTTATCAACAATTATTTTTCCAATTCGGTTCCGGGAATTGCAGGAAGAGATCAGTTCAATACCTCTCTTTTTAAAGGAAATATATTTTCAAGTGGTGGTTATTCTGCGCTGTACGGCCAAGCCCTTTCAGGAGCATTGATGCTGGAAAGTGTGGATCTTCCGGATGAAACTTCTTATAATGTTGGGATTTCACCTATTTTCCTGAATGCCGGATTTCAGAAGCTGTCAGACAATAAAAACTATTCCTACGGAGCTACAGCAGGGTATTCCCTTTTAAGCCTTATGCAGAAAGTTTTTAATTTTAATACAGATTTTGTTGAAGCGCCACAAGGTTTTAACGGAGACCTGAATTTCAGATTTAAAACCAAATCAGGAGGATTTTTTAAATATTACGGAATGTTCAATTCCAATAGAATGGGTGTGAAGTCGGAAAGTCTTGAACCCGGTTCCGATTTCAGCCTGGTAAAGCTTAATGGCAAAAACACTTTTCATAATCTGTCTTTTAAACAAAAATTTGGAAAATATCTGCTGAATGTGGGTGGTTCTTACTCTTATAACAGATCAGATCTTCATTTTTCTACAGAAACCAATGATGTTGAGTCCAACAGGAGCCAGCTTCTGACTGATGGAAATTACCTGAATTTTAAAGCAGTTCTTGAAAGAAAAATCAACAGAATCAGTGCGGTAAGGGGAGGTTTTGAACTTAATAATACCGATGAAAATCTGAATTTTGAGGCCGTAAATAAGCATTATAAAGATTTGATCTCATCAGCATTTGTTGAAACAGATCTTGGCTTCAGCAATGCTTTGTCAGCGAAAATTGGAGTAAGAACAGAACATTCATCATTTTTAGGAAAAAGCAATATTGCACCACGTTTTGCAATTGCATACCGTCTGGCAAAAGACTGGACCACTTCGTTAGCTTACGGACTTTTTTATCAGAATCCGGAAAGTAAATACATCAATGGCCCTGCAAATCTTGGTTTCCAGAAATCTCAGCATTATATCTTTCAGGTTCAGAGAGCATCAGAAGGCAGAACATTACGTTTTGAAGCGTTTTACAAAAAATATGATCAGTTGATCAAAACCTTCAATATTACCCAGGATAAAGAGCAGAATCAGCAGATCCAGACTGCATTGAACAATAATGGATACGGATATGCAAAAGGACTGGAGTTTTTCTGGAGAGATAATAAGAAAACATTTGAAAATATTGATTACTGGATCAGTTATTCGTATCTGGATTCAAAAAGAGATTTCCTGAATTATCCTGTGAGCCTGCAGCCAGGTTTTGCTGCAGAACATACACTTTCAGCAGTGGCAAAAAGATTTATTCCGGAATGGAAATTAGGGGTAAACCTGTCTTATACCTATGCAAAAGGCCGTCCTTATTATGATATTGCCTCTACATTTAAAAATGGAGAAGCCGTAAATTTTATCCGAAATGAAGGCAGATTAAAAGATTACAACGCATTGAATTTCAGTATCAATTATCTTCCGAATATTGGTAAAAAGGATGCGAAATCTTTTCCTGTATTTGTACTGAGTATCAGTAATATTTTAGGATCAAAAAATGTATATGGCTATAATTTTTCAGCAAATGGTTCCAGAAGCTCTGCAATTGTGCCACCGGTCAATACTTTTGTATTCATAGGAGCATTCATAAGCTTCGGAGTAGACAAAACGGACGATGCCATCAATAATAATTTATAA
- a CDS encoding 4'-phosphopantetheinyl transferase family protein, which translates to MVILYTFISEEKHQALLDRYLSGFSPETQQAILKYRRWQDAQLSLLGKVLLQYGLKSYYNIADIEVGILPNKKPYLKGQQLHFNISHSKDLVACAIAEYPLGIDVEFNDPKISYQDYIFQMTARELLEIQNTEDKIKGFFTYWTRKEAVIKAHGAGMMIPLESFEIANNECVIEGEKFFTREIFIHEGYHGYIASSDPEIKRAVPLFKHWEEAVL; encoded by the coding sequence ATGGTCATTCTGTACACCTTTATCAGTGAAGAAAAGCATCAGGCTCTTCTGGACAGATATCTGTCCGGTTTTTCTCCGGAAACTCAACAGGCAATCCTGAAATACAGAAGATGGCAGGATGCGCAGCTTTCTTTATTGGGAAAAGTTCTTTTACAATACGGATTGAAATCTTATTATAATATCGCTGATATAGAAGTGGGTATTCTTCCCAACAAAAAACCTTATCTGAAAGGCCAGCAACTTCATTTTAATATATCGCATTCCAAAGATCTGGTTGCCTGTGCTATTGCAGAATATCCTTTGGGAATAGATGTGGAATTCAATGATCCGAAGATCAGTTATCAGGATTATATATTTCAGATGACAGCAAGAGAACTTCTTGAAATTCAAAATACTGAGGATAAAATAAAAGGATTTTTCACCTATTGGACTAGAAAGGAGGCTGTAATCAAAGCGCATGGAGCCGGAATGATGATTCCCTTGGAATCTTTCGAAATAGCCAATAACGAATGTGTTATTGAAGGGGAAAAGTTCTTTACTAGAGAGATTTTTATTCATGAAGGCTACCACGGATATATTGCCTCTTCAGATCCGGAAATTAAAAGAGCTGTCCCTCTCTTTAAACATTGGGAAGAAGCTGTTTTATAA